The DNA region CCAAGGCCGACTACGCGGCGCTGAACCCGGCGGGTCGCGCGATCCTCAAGTCCTGCCACTACATTCCGTCCATGGAGGAGCCGGACGAGGAGTACCCCTTACGGCTCTCGACGGGCCGCAACAAGTTCCAGTTCCACACGAGAACGAAAACGGGCAGGTCCAAGAAGCTCCAGGACGCGTGTCCGGAGCCGGAAGTGCGCGTCTCCCGGGAGGACGCCGCGGAGATGGGTCTCCAGACCGGGGACGATGTCGTTGTCAGATCGAGGCGTGGAGCCATTGAGCTAAAGGTCAAAGTAGGCGGGATCTCGGTCGGCCAGGTGTTTGTGCCGTTCCATTTCGGCTACTGGGATGCCAAAGATGGGAAGTCGAGAGCGGCCAACGAACTAACTGTCGGTATGTTGTTCTGCACCCCCCTATTCCCCGACAATCGAAGCTGACGTCTTGTCGTGATAGAACGCTGGGATCCCATCTCCAAACAGCCAATGTTCAAGTCTGGCGCCGTCCGCATCGACAAGATTGAAGCGTCCGAAAGGCCACAGTACCCCGAGCAGCAGTCCGCCGCAAAGGCGTCGTGCTCGAGCAAAGGAGCCGAtatgacggcggcggcgggcgaccAGTCGAGGCGGAAACGCCACCTCGAGTCCTGGCTCGGCGAAACGTACGAGGGCATCAAGCAGCTCTCCGAGATCTACACCGATCTGCTCCCTGACCTTATCCATGACGTCGAGATAGAGGGCGGCATCCGCGTCATGCGCCGGATCGcggaggacgtcgagagaAAACTCGGCGGGCAGGTCGACAAgttcggcgaggacgtccGGCGCGGCAGCCGCaaggcggcgacgctgcGGGAGGCCCTCTTcccggccgtcggcgacgacgccgcgcaTAGAGGCCCGTACGAGGTCATGGAGGCGTTGCAGGGCCTGCACATTTACCTCTCGCAcatcgagggcggcctgAACGCGCTGATCCCCGTGAGCCAGGCGTGCTGGGACGCGGAGTTCTTCGATGCCGTCAAGTTCGGGCAGGAGAGCATGCATCGTATGCAGTCCTGGGCCAACCAGCAGATCAAGGTCAGGGCGCCTCAGACTTTGCTGGTGCCGATGCTCGTCCGAGACTGAATGGAGCAGGAAGCGCTCTGGTCTGAGACCAAGATCATGATACATATAAAGTCATAATGCCGTCCACGTTCTCGATTGTATTTGTCCCCATTACAATTGAACCGATATTTAGTAATTTGACAAGTTGGGAGCCTGTACGAAAATCACGATAATAGAATGGTAACAATTTATATTACCGCAAAATGAAAATCAGTCTGGATGTAGCTGAACCACGGCGCTTTGCTCCCGGTGAAAGCGCCGGTCAAGACCGCGGAGATACCAGAGAAAATCGCCAGGAATTCTAGACGTGCCGAGATTGAGTTTAAGAATGGACGCTTGACGTCACAATTACGAGAGAGAAAATGTAGTGCCGCAGAGCTTCAAGTTCGTGCCAAaggccctcggccttgaccCGCTGTGTTGACCTCTTTGTTCACGCTTGACAAGCTTACAACCCAAGGAAGTCTCCTCGGATAGAAACTCTACACTCTAGCACTCTGTGGCTCATACCAGCCCAACAGCCGGCAACTCGCTCCTTCACTCTGGCGCCGTTCCAAATCTTCACCTCcacctccatctcctccaccaccgccgcaaTGACATCCTACGACACGGCCGTGGACATCCTACAGCAGGCCGCCGCGGAGCTACGGCCGCCAAATGAGCAGGAGGGGAACAACACCTGGGAAGATGTATCCCTCCTGGACGCCGTGGGCcgcgtggccgccgccgatgtcCTCAGCCCGACAGCGACGCCTGAGTTCGACACGTCCGCCATGGACGGCTACGCGGTCCGCTCGGAATCCACAGCCCTCGCCTCCCCCGAgacgccgctgctgctgcgtgTCCGCGGGACCAtcgccgcgggcgacgagCCCACGGTGCTGGGCGAGGACGTCTTCCAGAGAGACGCGGCGGAGCCGTGCCTGGAGATCATGACGGGCGGCATCTTCCCCGTGGTCTCGGGCTCCAAGAGACAGTTCGATGCGTGCTTGCGCGTCGAAGACACCGCCTTAGCGTCCGCCGGCGGTAGCAATGACGACGCGGAACAGTTCATCATGATCACGAAGCCCGTCCCGCGAGACGCGAACCGCAGACCCGCCGGCTGCGACATCCGACCCGGGCAGCGCATCGTCGAAAAGggggacgtcgtcggcgcctcgCACGTCATGCCCTTGGCGTCGGTAGGGGTGTCCGGCGTCCGGGTCCTCAGGAAGCCGCGCGTCGCGGTGTGGTCGACGGGCAAAGAACTGGTCGCGGGGAGCGTCCCGGACGTCAACGGGCCGTTCCTAGTGGCCGCGctccgcgaggccggcgcggagCCGTCGTTCCTCGGGACACTACCCGAccgcgaggacgccgtcagGGAGGCGCTGCGGGAgaccgtcgacggcggccggtTCGACGTGGTCTTGACGACGGGCGGCGTCTCCGTCGGGAAGTTCGACTTTTTGGCCTCGTCCCTGGGCGGTCTCGGGGCCAGGACCCGCTTCCACGGCGTGGCCATGAGGCCGGGACACCCGGTTCTCTTCGCCGAGGTCCCCGGCCCGTCCCGGATCCTTCCCGTCTTCGGGCTCCCCGGGAACCCcggggccgcggcggcctgctTCAGGTTCCTCGTAGTCCCGTTCCTCAGGTCATGGTCTCACCAAGCCGCCGAGACGCCCGTCATGGTGCGGTGTCTGGACGACCTTGTAACAAACGGCCacggagggggagggaggaaagCGGCGTCGCCGGGCATCCCTCCCACGACATCGTTTCGGCACGGGACCCTGAAGCAGCTTCCCGACGGAGACGTGGCGGTTGAGCTCAGCAAGCAGCAGAGCCCCGCGAAACTCGGGCCGTTCATCGTCGCCAACTGCTGGGTCCGGACCGGGGGTCACTCACGGGGGACGCGGCCCGAGGCGGCCCGCGTCCCCTGCTATCCCATGACGAGTCGCGCAACATTCTGAAGCAGGACGGCCAGGGAAAGAAACGATGTTCGGGTTTTATTCTCATTCATTCTTCATTACTTGTACAACGCTGctggaaaaaaaaaggataACCCCACAAGTTCGGCGAGAATTCACATCACTCCGGACATAGTCCCAAtctacgccgccgcccccttgTGCGCCTCGacggaggaggccggcggcggcgaccgcgCCCCCGCCCCAGCCCCCCCGGACTCAGATCCCAGCTtcatctcctcgacggcctccacCCACTCCTCCATCGTGTTCACGTTGGTCAGCCACCACTCGCAGCCGGGCGGCGTGTCCAGCATCAGCCCATCCagctccctcgccgccgccgcggggcTCGCGTGCCCGCGCGCCACGCGCTCCGCCAGCCGCGacagcgccggcggcgcccagATGGCCAACAGCGGCTCGCAAAACCCTTCCTGCGAGCGGTAGCACGTCACGGGCACGGAGTCGCGCTTGAGGAAGAGCAGGTACAGCgcgtccggcggcagcagcgggtAGTCGCACGCCACGACGACCCAGTTGGCCCACGGGTCATACCGGTACGCCGCGAGGAGGCCCGCGGCGGGGCCGGCCGAGTACTTGTAGGTGTTGGGGTGCTGGTCGCGGAGGATCTGCACCTTGGGCTCCTCTCTTTTGGGGTCGGTGCTCTcgggggctgctgctgctgctgctgctgctgacgatgatgatgttgaaggagacgaagaagaggaagggtTGTTCTCGGGCTGGGCGGCCAGCAGTTCGTCGAGGTAGTCGTCCGTCTCGGACTCCTGCGCCAGGGAGATATAGATAGTATGCGGCTCCGGGAAGATGACGCGCAGCAGCTGGAGTTGCCTCTGGTACAAGGGGGTTCCGTCGGGCATGCGTAGGAGGTGCTTGGGTGTGCCCATCCGAGTCGACTTCCCCCCTGCCAGGAGGAGTGGCCTCATGGCCGGTAATCCCATGGCGTGAGGAGAAAGGGTTTCTTTACTGCCGAGGAAGTTAAAAGCAGTGGTATCTTGCGTCAACCTTGCCACCCAAAACAAGCTTAGATCCGGCCTGTATGATGTCGCTGAAGAGGGGGTGTTTGGTGGGATGCGAGGGCTCTTACAAACGGGGAACAAGGGACATGCGTGGGATGAGTTGGAGGTGTAAGTCCTTGTAAACCAGCCAAACGCCTTTTTTGTTGCGGGCAACAGTTATGAACCTTACATTTCCCCAATCTCAAACCACCCCACGTTCGCATATCGAGACTCGTCCCGGACGTCATCATTACGCCATAACACCCCCAGAGTTAGCGTAATACTTCCCCATCCGTGGACCGTTGGACCCGGAGATGCTATCCGATCGAGAGGGTAAGGCGGGCGTTTCTCTGTTCCCCGTCTGGGCCATGTGCAGATATGCTTCTTTAATACACTGCAGTTCTACTGGTCTCAGTGTTCTGCAAATGACTGGCATTTCAGTATGCACCCACCCATTCCCATCCCCCTGTGATCATCCCGCCCCCTACCTAGGGACACACACATAGAGTCACATagtcacacacacacacacactcaccCTTGATCGACTAGGAAAAGGCCAGTGATCAAGCAACCCGGGGGCCTGCACCATCTTATCAGAGTTATCTTAGTGCAACGGTCGCCGTGGCCCTCGGCATGGCGGTCCCTGAACCCAAGCccggaggaggggagggccTACTaacaccgtcgccgccgccgccgccaacgacgacgacgacgaccggcGCGTCCGACCGCCCCGTCAGGCCCCACCGCCCCGTCCGGGACGCCGTCCGCGGCTTCTCGACGCAGTGGTTCCTCGTCCCCCAAGGgaccgccgtcctcgccaccATCCTCCACCAGCTCGACTACCGCTTCCGGGGGCTCACCGTCATCTCCTACCTCTTCtgggtcgccgccgcggccctgCTGCTGTCCACGCTCGCCATCTACGCCGCCCGGCTGGCCCTCTTCCCGCGCCACGTCCTGCGCACGCTCAGGCGCGACGAGGTGGAGCTCGCAGGCCTCTCGAGCGTCTCCATCGCCTTCACCTCCGTCGTCCAGATGGCCTCGCTCACCCTCGTCTCGGCCTGGGGCGCGCCCTGGGGCGAGGTCGTCTACGTCCTCTGGTGGgccgccttcgccctcgccgccctcgtcgccctcgtcctccccttcctcttcgtcaaggTCTACCCCTCCGGCGTGCCGCACATCTCCCCCGCCACCCAGCTgcccgtcatcgccgccctcaccgccgccgccgccggcggcaccatctgcgcctcggccgccttgacCAGCGCCCAGCAGGTgcccgtcatcgtcgtctcctacctcctcatcggcgccggcctgccgctggccttcgccctcgacgtGCTCTTCTGGGCCCGCCTGCTCGGCAACGACCAGCCCCCGAGGCAGAAGGCCTTCCAGGACATGATCCTCTGC from Colletotrichum higginsianum IMI 349063 chromosome 4, whole genome shotgun sequence includes:
- a CDS encoding Molybdopterin biosynthesis protein, giving the protein MTSYDTAVDILQQAAAELRPPNEQEGNNTWEDVSLLDAVGRVAAADVLSPTATPEFDTSAMDGYAVRSESTALASPETPLLLRVRGTIAAGDEPTVLGEDVFQRDAAEPCLEIMTGGIFPVVSGSKRQFDACLRVEDTALASAGGSNDDAEQFIMITKPVPRDANRRPAGCDIRPGQRIVEKGDVVGASHVMPLASVGVSGVRVLRKPRVAVWSTGKELVAGSVPDVNGPFLVAALREAGAEPSFLGTLPDREDAVREALRETVDGGRFDVVLTTGGVSVGKFDFLASSLGGLGARTRFHGVAMRPGHPVLFAEVPGPSRILPVFGLPGNPGAAAACFRFLVVPFLRSWSHQAAETPVMVRCLDDLVTNGHGGGGRKAASPGIPPTTSFRHGTLKQLPDGDVAVELSKQQSPAKLGPFIVANCWVRTGGHSRGTRPEAARVPCYPMTSRATF
- a CDS encoding Malic acid transport, yielding MAVPEPKPGGGEGLLTPSPPPPPTTTTTTGASDRPVRPHRPVRDAVRGFSTQWFLVPQGTAVLATILHQLDYRFRGLTVISYLFWVAAAALLLSTLAIYAARLALFPRHVLRTLRRDEVELAGLSSVSIAFTSVVQMASLTLVSAWGAPWGEVVYVLWWAAFALAALVALVLPFLFVKVYPSGVPHISPATQLPVIAALTAAAAGGTICASAALTSAQQVPVIVVSYLLIGAGLPLAFALDVLFWARLLGNDQPPRQKAFQDMILCGPWGQSSFALQTLGRAVLGGSFAGYAGGIFLAADAAGPVGYTSIFAGLTAWGLATFWWFFAIMGVFHAFLDGSVPKKIPYTLAGWALVFPWGVYTNAAVQLGKLLDSEAFKVWSTCLAIMLVAIWLVNVAFTIRMLARR